The following proteins come from a genomic window of Deltaproteobacteria bacterium:
- a CDS encoding cysteine desulfurase: protein MSIINLDHISSTPLAPEVQKAMVDAIHKNYGNPSSQHQLGDEAAEALQKAREQVARLINSKMDKEVVFTSGGTESINQAIKGVALAKADKGKHIVTSNIEHNAVLRSLRRLRMLEYQVTSVPVDEYGRVNPKDVADAIQDDTILVTIMHSNNEIGTVQPIEEIGKITRERKILFHSDAVCSVGVVPVDVQKLKVDLLSFAAGQYYGPAGVGGLYIRQGTGSWPLLDGGVQENNKRAGTENLIGIIGMGVASELAARQMDRRIEQTRKLKEKCIQGLKDRIDDVIINGHPELSLPNLVSVSIKYIEGEGIVLMLDEQGIAVSTRSACAAGALQASHVLLSIGREFADAQGTLVVGFGAENTEADVDRFLDALKVAVDTLRSMSPLYRKAVANA, encoded by the coding sequence ATGAGCATCATTAATTTGGATCATATATCCAGCACTCCGTTAGCGCCCGAAGTGCAAAAGGCCATGGTGGACGCCATTCATAAAAACTATGGCAATCCTTCCAGTCAGCACCAACTGGGGGACGAGGCGGCCGAAGCGCTGCAAAAGGCCCGGGAACAGGTGGCGCGACTCATCAACAGCAAAATGGACAAGGAAGTGGTGTTTACTTCCGGGGGCACGGAATCCATCAACCAGGCCATAAAGGGTGTTGCCCTGGCTAAAGCGGACAAAGGCAAGCATATCGTCACTTCCAACATCGAGCACAACGCGGTGTTGCGTTCCCTGAGAAGACTCAGAATGCTCGAGTACCAGGTGACCTCCGTGCCCGTGGACGAGTACGGCCGAGTGAATCCCAAAGACGTGGCCGACGCCATACAGGACGACACCATTCTCGTAACCATCATGCACAGCAACAACGAGATCGGAACAGTGCAGCCCATCGAGGAAATCGGAAAGATCACCCGAGAGAGAAAGATCCTGTTCCACAGTGACGCGGTGTGTTCCGTGGGGGTTGTGCCCGTTGACGTGCAAAAACTCAAGGTGGATCTGTTGAGCTTCGCAGCCGGTCAATATTACGGTCCCGCAGGAGTGGGGGGACTGTACATCCGTCAGGGTACGGGATCATGGCCGTTGCTCGACGGCGGGGTGCAGGAAAACAACAAGCGCGCGGGTACGGAAAACCTCATCGGGATCATTGGCATGGGCGTAGCGTCCGAGTTGGCCGCTCGACAGATGGACCGGCGCATCGAGCAAACGCGGAAATTGAAAGAAAAGTGCATACAGGGGTTAAAAGACCGCATAGACGATGTCATTATCAACGGCCATCCGGAACTTTCCCTGCCGAATCTGGTCTCCGTGTCCATCAAGTATATCGAGGGCGAAGGCATTGTCCTCATGCTGGATGAGCAAGGCATAGCCGTATCCACCCGATCGGCTTGCGCCGCCGGGGCGCTCCAGGCGTCGCATGTGCTTCTGTCCATAGGAAGGGAATTCGCGGACGCTCAAGGAACCCTCGTGGTGGGTTTCGGCGCCGAGAATACGGAGGCGGATGTGGATCGCTTTCTGGACGCACTGAAGGTAGCCGTGGACACGTTGCGAAGCATGTCGCCCCTGTATCGAAAGGCCGTGGCGAACGCATGA
- a CDS encoding nitroreductase: MDIREAILARRSIRQFLPKPVSEEMIRELLQDTLWSPSWGNTQPWEIVAASGDALSRFREENVEALRSGKPMQPEIPLPSKWSEALKDRYNDVTKGVYDALGIRRDDKEARFQHLVRIFGLFDAPALVIMVLDESLALEYSMLDIGIFLQTFCLLAHGKGLGTCILAASVLYAEIVRRHFQIPLEKRLVMGVVLGWPDLEAPVNRFERRRGNLEEFVRWV, encoded by the coding sequence ATGGACATTCGAGAGGCGATCCTGGCGCGACGCAGCATACGGCAATTCCTTCCAAAACCGGTTTCCGAGGAAATGATACGGGAGTTGCTCCAGGACACCCTTTGGTCACCTTCGTGGGGCAACACCCAGCCCTGGGAAATCGTGGCTGCTTCGGGCGATGCTCTTTCCCGGTTTCGAGAGGAGAATGTGGAGGCCCTGCGTTCCGGCAAGCCGATGCAGCCGGAAATACCCTTGCCGTCCAAGTGGTCCGAGGCGCTCAAAGACCGGTACAACGACGTTACCAAAGGCGTTTATGACGCCCTGGGCATCCGGCGGGACGACAAAGAAGCGCGGTTTCAGCACCTGGTGCGTATCTTCGGCCTGTTCGACGCTCCCGCTCTCGTTATCATGGTCCTGGACGAGTCCCTGGCGCTCGAGTATTCCATGCTGGACATCGGCATATTCCTGCAGACATTCTGTCTGCTGGCCCACGGCAAAGGACTTGGGACGTGCATCCTTGCCGCTTCGGTGCTTTATGCGGAAATCGTGCGGAGGCACTTTCAAATTCCTTTGGAAAAGCGGCTGGTCATGGGCGTGGTTCTGGGATGGCCGGACCTCGAGGCCCCCGTAAACCGGTTCGAGCGGCGGCGGGGAAACCTGGAAGAGTTCGTGCGATGGGTTTGA
- a CDS encoding carbon-nitrogen hydrolase family protein has protein sequence MKHEDIITVACANVHQLAAGREGDLDRLTQFIGLAARAGSNLIVFPETAFTAAGSLTDESETLDTPRHELAETIPGPLTEVLEKEARKHDIYVVAGMLEKDVSDPEVIYNAACVIDPEKGLAGVYRKTHLFKTEKAYLTPGDALPIFETRYGPIGVLICADFYCYPETVRTLALDGARLILLVTSVMVTLKDLEGKIVIYEGALEFVPDIIKVRSYENHIHIAAANTVGPSLMGYRGFGKSMIVGPHPPGSFFVKTFAGPASQVQDELITATLNLKDMDAVRRRLWENRRADLYGALIRGAKT, from the coding sequence ATGAAGCATGAGGACATCATCACCGTAGCATGCGCCAACGTGCATCAGCTTGCTGCGGGCCGGGAGGGCGATCTTGACAGACTCACTCAATTCATCGGTCTGGCCGCCCGGGCGGGAAGCAATCTCATCGTGTTCCCCGAGACGGCGTTCACGGCGGCGGGCTCGTTGACGGACGAGTCGGAAACCCTGGATACGCCTCGCCACGAACTCGCCGAAACCATACCCGGACCGCTTACGGAAGTCCTGGAGAAGGAGGCCCGCAAGCACGACATCTACGTGGTGGCGGGCATGCTCGAAAAGGACGTTTCCGATCCCGAGGTCATCTACAATGCCGCGTGCGTCATCGATCCGGAGAAGGGACTCGCCGGGGTTTACCGCAAGACACATCTTTTCAAAACGGAGAAGGCCTACCTGACTCCGGGAGACGCCTTGCCCATTTTCGAGACCAGATACGGACCCATCGGAGTGCTTATCTGCGCGGACTTCTATTGCTACCCCGAAACGGTCCGAACCTTAGCGCTTGACGGCGCCAGGCTGATCCTCCTGGTTACGAGCGTCATGGTCACACTGAAGGACCTCGAAGGGAAGATCGTCATTTACGAGGGAGCCCTCGAGTTTGTGCCGGACATCATCAAAGTCCGCTCCTACGAGAATCACATCCACATAGCGGCAGCCAACACCGTTGGACCGTCGCTCATGGGGTACAGAGGCTTCGGTAAAAGCATGATCGTGGGCCCACATCCGCCGGGATCATTCTTCGTGAAGACCTTTGCCGGACCGGCGAGTCAGGTGCAAGACGAACTGATTACAGCCACCTTGAACCTGAAAGACATGGACGCGGTCCGCCGGCGTCTGTGGGAGAACCGTCGTGCGGATCTCTACGGCGCCTTGATTCGGGGCGCGAAAACATAA
- a CDS encoding acetyl-CoA hydrolase/transferase family protein — MVRKAYADKLMSPEQAVSIVSRGATLVHGMGASEPPALLGAIADRIRSGDLKNLYVFSLFPMGTAAKTILAPDIADQVFAYTWFVSSSDRGTVKCGLCSFVPNNFHEVPRLCSEFMNIDVTVTTVSPMDRAGYFTFGTVNDYISTAARHCKTLIVEVNEHMPRVFGDSLLHISEVDAVVEHHSPLLELKPAEPTEEDKIVARQVAELVPDGATIQLGIGGIPNAVCSFLDDRRDLGIHSELFCPGMMDLIRKGIVTGARKNLHPRKHVFTNALGTREMYDFIHDNPSMETYPVSYINDPGVIARNDRFISINATIEVDLLGQCNSEYLGDMQFSGTGGQLDFVRGAFNSKGGKSIIAFRSTAKNGQVSRIVPSLESGAVVTVPRMDTQYLATEYGIVQVKGKSTRDRAFEIIKIAHPKFRDGLLREAEERRIV, encoded by the coding sequence ATGGTTCGGAAAGCCTACGCAGATAAGCTCATGTCCCCGGAACAGGCCGTGTCCATCGTATCCCGGGGCGCCACGCTGGTTCACGGTATGGGCGCCTCGGAACCGCCCGCCCTGCTGGGCGCCATAGCCGACCGCATCCGGAGCGGCGATCTCAAGAATCTATACGTATTCTCGCTCTTTCCCATGGGCACGGCGGCCAAGACGATCCTGGCTCCCGACATTGCGGACCAGGTGTTCGCTTATACCTGGTTTGTCAGCTCATCCGACCGGGGAACGGTCAAATGCGGGTTGTGTTCCTTCGTGCCCAACAATTTTCATGAGGTGCCCAGGCTCTGCAGCGAGTTCATGAACATCGACGTGACGGTCACCACGGTATCTCCCATGGACCGGGCGGGGTATTTTACCTTCGGCACGGTGAACGATTACATTTCCACGGCCGCCCGCCACTGCAAAACGCTCATCGTGGAGGTAAACGAGCATATGCCCAGGGTGTTCGGGGACTCGCTCTTGCACATATCCGAAGTGGACGCCGTGGTGGAGCACCATTCGCCCCTGCTCGAGTTGAAGCCCGCCGAGCCCACGGAGGAAGACAAGATCGTGGCGCGTCAGGTGGCGGAGTTGGTGCCCGATGGAGCCACCATTCAGCTCGGCATCGGAGGCATCCCCAACGCGGTTTGCAGCTTTCTCGATGACCGCAGGGACCTGGGCATCCATTCCGAGCTGTTCTGCCCGGGCATGATGGATTTGATCCGCAAAGGCATTGTCACCGGAGCCCGAAAGAACCTCCACCCCCGCAAACACGTGTTCACCAATGCCCTGGGTACCCGGGAAATGTATGATTTCATCCACGACAACCCGAGCATGGAAACCTATCCGGTCTCCTATATCAACGATCCCGGGGTCATTGCGCGCAACGATCGATTCATATCCATCAACGCCACCATCGAGGTGGACCTGTTGGGACAGTGCAATTCCGAGTACTTGGGCGATATGCAGTTCAGCGGCACCGGCGGACAACTGGATTTCGTTCGAGGGGCTTTCAACTCGAAGGGAGGGAAATCCATCATCGCCTTCCGTTCCACGGCCAAAAACGGGCAGGTGTCCCGCATCGTACCCAGTCTCGAAAGTGGGGCCGTGGTCACCGTGCCCCGCATGGATACCCAGTACCTAGCCACGGAATACGGCATCGTCCAGGTCAAGGGCAAATCCACCCGAGACCGGGCCTTCGAGATCATCAAGATTGCTCATCCCAAGTTCCGCGATGGACTGCTCCGCGAAGCCGAGGAACGGCGAATCGTGTAA
- a CDS encoding DUF3047 domain-containing protein: MILVVLSGPITLAESPSVIEVGPFSAEAATSPLPAHWEPLNFKKIERHTRYQLVEENGQVVVKATAEASASGLIRKIAIDPKEYPIVQWRWKAVNILKKGDVHKKEGDDYPARIYITFAYDADKLSFSDKVKYQVAKLFYGEYPPLASINYIWASNAPQGLVVPNPYTDRTMMVVIESGKEKLNTWVDEERNLYEDYKNAFKDEPPAISGVAVMTDTDNTGESATAYYGDIVFRKRPR, translated from the coding sequence TTGATCCTTGTTGTCCTGAGCGGTCCGATCACCCTCGCCGAATCCCCGTCCGTAATCGAGGTGGGTCCCTTCTCGGCCGAAGCGGCGACCAGCCCGCTTCCGGCCCACTGGGAACCGCTAAATTTCAAGAAAATCGAACGCCACACCCGGTACCAACTGGTCGAAGAGAACGGACAGGTGGTAGTGAAAGCCACGGCCGAAGCTTCCGCCTCGGGCTTGATTCGAAAGATCGCCATCGATCCCAAGGAATATCCCATTGTCCAATGGCGATGGAAGGCGGTCAACATTCTCAAGAAAGGCGACGTGCATAAAAAGGAAGGGGACGACTACCCGGCCCGGATCTACATCACGTTTGCCTACGACGCCGACAAGTTGAGCTTCTCCGACAAGGTCAAATACCAGGTGGCGAAACTGTTTTATGGAGAGTATCCCCCCCTGGCTTCCATCAATTATATCTGGGCTTCCAATGCGCCGCAGGGGCTGGTTGTACCCAACCCGTACACCGACCGGACCATGATGGTGGTGATCGAAAGCGGAAAGGAGAAGCTCAATACGTGGGTGGATGAAGAACGGAATCTCTATGAGGACTACAAAAATGCGTTCAAAGACGAGCCGCCCGCGATTTCCGGGGTGGCCGTCATGACCGATACGGACAACACCGGCGAGTCCGCCACGGCCTATTACGGAGACATCGTGTTCCGCAAGCGCCCGCGGTAA
- a CDS encoding DUF4020 domain-containing protein: MMRIKGVDFDDHLLAAQREGSLVVFAGAGVSMGPPSNYPSFKELAEEIGKLARDKIKSDEPIEYYFGRLVRRDFPVHERVKHLLSDSASKPKGLHEDLLRLFSDINRVRLVTTNFDTHLQTAAEDVYGKAPEVFKGPALPLGHDFHGLVYLHGSVLDDSRQLILTDQDFGRAYLTEGWATRFLFSMFSRYTVLFVGYSHNDTIMHYLSRGLPPERTGTRFALVDASANMDEWRYRGIDPLSYSLLMDGIDHSNLDVSVAGWADLANRGALDTEQRIAELVEGEPPLDPESQGYLLWATKDRIALRFFVRHAKEPEWLKWVADHKLLDSLFSPKDLSEREWELAVWVAEDFAADHPESVFCILGRYPTALNDVFVSEIARQLAHRKPSPNKETITRWILILVQNSASVNYQPGLSFVILLERAIELDAINAATLLFAHLTEPRLKLKKPFNLLDEEQKEENVVDVEVEFPDVHLHLQELWSGKLRPRLADLAIPLWPNIIRNICQAYELLHVWGKASPQWDPLSLERSSIEHHEQDQYPSSMDVLIDAARDCLEWALHTHEPIGRAWIESLAAMDSQILQRLAIYGISITNSLTPAEKVRWLLEKGFLMATGLKHEVFQLLKQAYPKVGAELRLALLDAAITEIDSVPEEDKRDKDGKEYKKFNLFIWLSSADPSCEEVRTRLDEIKLKFPDFRPREHPDLAFWLSGASWSGPRSPLSVNELLEIHPQEWMEDFVTYVGDDFRGPDRNGLLKMIGEAVALDLSWGKELVGCLIEKNDPTLDLWECVFSGLRSTELSEEEWDFILSISQEVRGLARHRADDISDLLEHGAQKKSGGIPVSLLGKADEVAEKVWSTLEDKEDEGGNDWVMKAINHPAGKLPLFWCHALTKSQEKDGGKKLELIQPYKDRFNTIIDAKTEAGALGRVILASQLGFLSFLDEVWSRENIVPLFDWNKGAKQARQAWEGWLTWGRPLAPVLDELLPHYRNAFSHLSSELERKREPFVQHVVVISLFGINNPLEDNWLFDFLEKAEEQDRTIFASHLGNRLFNMKDDTKTGLWQRWLKRYWEARNQGVPLSLSEGELNRMVEWAGELEPVFPEVVDVICEGRVPTLEHTSVFHRMKKGQSGLSVRYPEAMCRYLIHLISYTDVPRYFCRDLEELTDQVVSSEAPADLLKQLCERLAKVGCLNAGELSKKIKG, encoded by the coding sequence GTGATGAGAATTAAGGGGGTCGACTTTGACGACCATTTGCTGGCGGCTCAACGCGAAGGATCGTTGGTGGTTTTCGCCGGAGCCGGCGTTTCCATGGGGCCACCATCAAATTATCCGAGTTTTAAGGAGCTGGCTGAAGAGATCGGTAAGCTGGCCCGTGACAAAATCAAGAGTGATGAACCCATCGAATACTACTTTGGCAGACTCGTTCGGCGTGATTTCCCTGTTCACGAGCGAGTAAAGCATCTACTTTCCGATTCAGCGTCGAAACCAAAAGGGCTACACGAAGACCTCCTCAGGCTTTTCAGCGACATAAATCGGGTTCGTTTGGTCACCACTAACTTTGACACCCATTTACAAACGGCCGCAGAGGATGTGTATGGAAAAGCCCCTGAGGTTTTCAAAGGTCCTGCTCTGCCTTTAGGGCATGATTTTCACGGGCTCGTTTACCTGCATGGCAGTGTTCTCGACGATTCAAGGCAACTTATTCTGACGGACCAAGATTTCGGCCGGGCCTATTTAACAGAGGGCTGGGCCACCCGATTTCTTTTTTCCATGTTTTCTCGATACACGGTCTTGTTCGTGGGCTACAGCCACAACGATACTATAATGCATTACCTTTCGCGTGGGTTGCCGCCCGAAAGAACTGGGACTCGCTTTGCCTTGGTCGACGCGAGTGCCAACATGGATGAATGGCGGTATCGCGGTATTGATCCGTTATCATACTCCTTATTGATGGATGGAATAGATCACTCAAATCTGGACGTGTCAGTTGCCGGCTGGGCTGATTTGGCAAACCGTGGCGCATTGGATACGGAACAACGCATAGCGGAACTCGTTGAGGGAGAACCTCCTTTGGACCCGGAGTCTCAAGGTTATTTGCTTTGGGCGACCAAAGATCGAATTGCGTTGCGGTTTTTCGTACGTCACGCGAAAGAACCGGAGTGGCTGAAATGGGTTGCCGACCATAAGCTGTTGGATTCCTTATTTTCACCAAAAGACCTTTCCGAACGGGAGTGGGAGCTGGCAGTGTGGGTTGCCGAGGATTTCGCGGCAGACCATCCTGAAAGTGTTTTCTGCATACTGGGGCGTTACCCTACGGCGCTGAACGATGTTTTTGTTTCGGAGATCGCCAGACAGCTTGCTCATAGGAAACCGTCCCCTAATAAGGAAACCATTACTCGATGGATTCTAATTCTGGTGCAAAATAGCGCTTCTGTGAATTACCAGCCCGGCTTGTCGTTTGTCATCTTGCTGGAACGGGCTATTGAATTAGACGCCATCAATGCGGCTACCTTGTTGTTTGCGCACCTCACAGAGCCCCGCCTAAAGCTGAAAAAACCTTTCAACTTGCTGGATGAAGAACAGAAAGAAGAGAATGTAGTAGATGTGGAAGTTGAATTTCCAGATGTTCATCTTCACCTGCAAGAGCTTTGGAGTGGAAAGCTCCGTCCTAGACTCGCAGATCTGGCGATTCCTCTTTGGCCAAATATCATACGGAACATCTGCCAAGCTTACGAACTCCTCCATGTATGGGGAAAGGCATCACCGCAATGGGATCCTCTGAGTTTGGAACGCTCATCCATCGAGCACCACGAACAAGATCAATACCCGAGTAGTATGGATGTCCTAATTGACGCGGCAAGGGATTGTCTGGAGTGGGCCCTTCACACTCATGAACCTATTGGACGCGCATGGATTGAAAGCCTGGCGGCTATGGATTCGCAGATTTTACAGCGTTTGGCAATCTATGGCATTTCAATCACCAACAGCCTGACTCCTGCGGAAAAGGTACGGTGGCTGCTTGAGAAAGGTTTTCTGATGGCCACAGGATTGAAGCACGAGGTTTTCCAATTATTGAAACAAGCCTATCCAAAGGTTGGTGCCGAGTTACGCCTAGCACTTCTGGATGCCGCGATAACAGAGATAGATTCGGTTCCCGAGGAAGATAAGCGGGATAAGGACGGAAAGGAATACAAGAAGTTCAATTTATTCATCTGGTTATCTTCAGCAGATCCATCATGTGAAGAAGTAAGGACTCGATTGGACGAAATTAAGCTTAAATTCCCCGACTTCCGGCCCAGAGAACATCCTGATCTGGCTTTTTGGCTGTCTGGAGCAAGTTGGTCTGGCCCCCGAAGTCCCTTATCCGTGAATGAACTACTTGAAATACATCCGCAGGAGTGGATGGAGGATTTTGTGACTTATGTTGGGGATGATTTCAGGGGACCAGATCGGAATGGACTACTCAAGATGATCGGAGAGGCCGTTGCGCTGGATCTCAGTTGGGGAAAAGAACTCGTTGGATGCCTCATTGAAAAAAACGATCCAACTTTGGATCTCTGGGAGTGTGTCTTTAGCGGGCTGAGGAGTACGGAACTGTCAGAGGAAGAGTGGGATTTCATTCTTTCGATTTCTCAGGAAGTGCGGGGACTGGCAAGGCATCGTGCCGATGATATCTCAGACCTGCTGGAACACGGTGCACAAAAAAAAAGTGGAGGAATACCAGTCTCGTTGCTTGGCAAAGCCGATGAGGTCGCCGAGAAAGTCTGGAGCACTCTTGAGGATAAGGAAGACGAGGGGGGTAATGACTGGGTAATGAAAGCGATCAATCACCCTGCCGGAAAGCTACCCTTGTTCTGGTGTCATGCTCTCACCAAATCCCAAGAGAAGGACGGAGGAAAGAAGCTGGAATTGATCCAGCCGTACAAAGATCGGTTCAACACGATTATCGATGCCAAGACCGAGGCTGGGGCATTGGGTCGGGTCATCCTCGCCAGCCAGTTAGGGTTTCTGTCCTTCCTCGATGAAGTCTGGTCGCGTGAAAACATTGTTCCACTATTTGACTGGAATAAAGGGGCAAAGCAGGCTCGCCAAGCCTGGGAGGGGTGGCTCACTTGGGGACGGCCTTTGGCCCCCGTGCTAGATGAACTCCTACCCCATTATCGAAACGCATTCTCACATCTTTCATCTGAATTAGAGAGAAAAAGGGAACCATTTGTACAGCATGTTGTTGTCATCTCACTGTTTGGAATAAACAATCCGTTGGAGGATAATTGGTTATTCGATTTTTTGGAAAAAGCTGAGGAGCAAGACCGGACTATCTTCGCATCGCATCTCGGGAACCGTCTCTTCAACATGAAAGATGACACTAAAACCGGACTCTGGCAACGATGGTTGAAAAGATATTGGGAGGCCAGAAATCAAGGGGTGCCGTTGTCGCTTTCTGAGGGGGAGCTCAATCGGATGGTCGAATGGGCGGGCGAGCTGGAACCGGTTTTTCCCGAGGTGGTTGACGTCATCTGCGAGGGCAGGGTTCCTACACTAGAGCATACTTCGGTCTTTCACCGCATGAAAAAAGGGCAAAGCGGTCTCTCTGTTCGCTATCCTGAGGCCATGTGCAGGTACTTGATTCATCTGATATCATATACCGATGTTCCAAGATATTTTTGCAGGGATCTCGAAGAATTGACGGACCAAGTCGTTTCTTCCGAAGCCCCCGCCGATTTGCTGAAACAACTTTGCGAAAGGTTGGCTAAAGTTGGATGTCTCAATGCCGGTGAGCTATCAAAGAAAATCAAAGGCTGA
- a CDS encoding DUF362 domain-containing protein, which yields MTTTTTARVFLASVPKDPSSETLKSAIRAVAEAATDFSWLSKGDAVFVKPASNSGKPYPATTSPMALAATIEPLKEKGAGRVIVGDMSGIEHVKLTPKGFKGSSRRLMEHSGMARAVIEAGAELHFFEEAGWDAFYEDMPAAGSHWKRGLMMPSILKEVDHIVLVPRCGRHVLAGATLGLKAAVGYWRTDTRLEYHRDASTFHEKTAEGNTVKTLLEKQRLVLSAADKMLATFGPDDGYVLEPETGLVMASESVTAHEMATLAWLLLTRRALLPHNKDAFRDNSRWLANVANHWVVSKLSQRPIELASEKLIKNDLDAIWNDRVLNRGFEVLGGRPEPALEAVDDTVPADLLKRLREMTAPPA from the coding sequence ATGACCACGACAACTACCGCCCGAGTCTTCCTCGCCAGCGTACCCAAGGACCCCTCTTCCGAAACATTGAAGTCCGCGATTCGCGCCGTGGCGGAAGCGGCCACGGATTTTTCCTGGTTGTCCAAAGGCGACGCCGTGTTCGTCAAACCGGCCTCGAACTCGGGCAAACCCTATCCCGCCACAACGAGCCCCATGGCCCTTGCGGCGACCATCGAACCGCTCAAGGAAAAGGGAGCGGGCCGGGTGATTGTGGGAGATATGTCCGGCATCGAGCACGTCAAACTGACGCCGAAAGGCTTCAAAGGCAGTTCCCGCCGTTTGATGGAACACAGCGGCATGGCCCGGGCCGTGATCGAGGCGGGGGCGGAACTCCATTTTTTCGAAGAAGCGGGATGGGACGCTTTCTATGAGGATATGCCGGCCGCCGGCTCCCACTGGAAACGCGGACTCATGATGCCCAGCATACTCAAGGAGGTGGATCATATCGTTCTCGTGCCCCGTTGCGGCCGGCACGTGCTTGCGGGCGCCACGTTGGGCCTGAAGGCGGCCGTGGGTTACTGGCGCACGGACACGCGCCTGGAATATCATCGGGATGCATCCACGTTCCACGAGAAAACGGCCGAGGGCAATACGGTGAAAACCCTGCTCGAAAAACAACGGCTGGTGCTCTCCGCGGCGGACAAAATGCTCGCCACGTTCGGTCCGGACGATGGGTATGTGCTGGAGCCGGAGACCGGTCTGGTGATGGCCTCGGAGTCGGTTACGGCCCACGAAATGGCGACCCTCGCGTGGCTCCTGCTTACCAGGCGCGCTCTGTTGCCTCACAATAAGGATGCATTTCGGGACAACAGTCGATGGCTCGCCAATGTCGCCAACCATTGGGTAGTCAGCAAATTAAGTCAACGGCCGATCGAATTGGCTTCCGAAAAGCTGATCAAGAACGATCTGGATGCGATTTGGAACGATCGCGTGCTCAATCGCGGCTTCGAGGTGCTTGGCGGCCGGCCGGAACCGGCTCTCGAAGCGGTTGATGACACGGTTCCCGCGGATCTGCTGAAGCGGCTCAGGGAGATGACCGCTCCTCCCGCCTGA